One genomic region from Fictibacillus marinisediminis encodes:
- a CDS encoding toprim domain-containing protein, which yields MNNNLDKVIIVEGKSDKEKLITILNEPVEIICTNGTMGLSRLEELAIQIENRDVYILVDADEAGAKLRKMLQRELPNAEHLYIHKMYREVAKTPLMYLANILLGARFTVNKECLG from the coding sequence ATGAATAACAACTTGGACAAAGTGATTATCGTTGAAGGGAAATCAGACAAGGAAAAACTGATCACCATTTTAAATGAGCCTGTTGAGATCATCTGTACCAATGGCACAATGGGGCTTTCCCGGCTTGAGGAACTTGCTATACAAATTGAAAACCGAGATGTCTATATACTGGTCGATGCGGACGAAGCTGGAGCAAAATTAAGAAAAATGCTTCAGCGGGAGCTTCCGAATGCAGAACATCTTTATATTCATAAAATGTACCGTGAAGTGGCAAAAACGCCGCTCATGTATCTTGCCAACATTCTGCTTGGCGCTCGTTTCACCGTAAATAAAGAATGTCTGGGATAA
- a CDS encoding KGG domain-containing protein, whose amino-acid sequence MAKNNDNRDGMSREEAGRMGGQKTSKTHGKDFYQEIGKKGGNATSKSHDQNFYQEIGQKGGVSTASSHDKDFYQDIGKKGGKSTADSHDKDFYQEIGKKGGAATSDSHNKDFYREIGKKGGNSRRSD is encoded by the coding sequence ATGGCTAAGAATAATGACAACCGAGACGGAATGAGCAGAGAAGAAGCAGGGCGCATGGGCGGCCAAAAAACGTCTAAAACCCATGGCAAAGATTTTTATCAGGAAATCGGCAAAAAGGGCGGAAATGCTACTTCTAAAAGCCACGATCAAAACTTCTACCAGGAAATCGGTCAAAAAGGCGGAGTATCAACTGCATCCAGCCATGATAAAGACTTCTATCAAGATATTGGTAAAAAAGGCGGCAAGTCGACGGCAGATAGCCATGATAAAGATTTTTATCAGGAGATCGGTAAAAAAGGCGGAGCAGCTACTTCCGACAGCCATAACAAAGATTTTTACAGAGAAATCGGCAAAAAAGGCGGTAACAGCCGCCGCAGCGATTAA
- a CDS encoding YusG family protein: MDSKNSGSKSDITSKVYGKMDTGYMSLFHDNQKIGRVIFSDQGNQYEMAEGFEFDADKIYKKDNSSAEYPQSYVQGCDEGWC; this comes from the coding sequence TTGGATTCAAAAAACTCAGGATCTAAATCGGACATTACGTCAAAAGTGTATGGGAAAATGGATACAGGCTATATGTCCCTGTTCCATGATAACCAGAAAATAGGCCGCGTCATCTTTTCCGACCAAGGAAATCAGTATGAAATGGCTGAAGGCTTTGAATTTGATGCTGACAAAATTTATAAAAAAGACAACAGTTCTGCAGAATATCCCCAAAGTTACGTACAGGGATGCGATGAGGGCTGGTGTTAG
- the gcvH gene encoding glycine cleavage system protein GcvH has protein sequence MNFPKELRYSEEHEWVKVEDGNKVRIGITDFAQDELGDIVFVELPEVGDEIKADEPFGSVESVKTVSELYAPISGKVVEINEDLDDSPELVNESAYEKAWMIVVEASDLSETENLMSAEQYEEMTKED, from the coding sequence ATGAATTTTCCAAAAGAATTGCGTTATTCAGAAGAACACGAATGGGTAAAGGTTGAAGATGGAAATAAAGTAAGAATCGGTATTACTGACTTTGCACAGGATGAACTGGGCGATATCGTATTTGTAGAGCTTCCAGAAGTGGGCGATGAAATTAAAGCGGACGAGCCTTTTGGCAGTGTTGAATCCGTTAAAACAGTTTCTGAACTTTATGCTCCAATCTCTGGTAAGGTGGTTGAAATCAACGAAGATCTTGATGACAGCCCTGAGCTTGTAAACGAATCAGCTTATGAAAAAGCATGGATGATCGTTGTTGAAGCATCTGATCTTTCTGAAACAGAAAACCTAATGTCAGCTGAGCAATATGAGGAAATGACAAAAGAAGACTAA
- a CDS encoding arsenate reductase family protein produces MSITFYQYPKCGTCQRAKKWLDSHDINFESVHIVENPPSKEDIKELVEKSGLDIKKFFNTSGMKYRELGLKDKVKTASEDELLNLLASDGMLLKRPITTDGNKVTVGFNEDTYNEAWGK; encoded by the coding sequence ATGAGTATAACCTTTTATCAATACCCAAAATGCGGAACATGCCAAAGGGCTAAAAAGTGGCTGGATTCCCATGATATTAATTTTGAATCCGTACATATCGTTGAAAACCCTCCTTCTAAAGAGGATATCAAAGAGCTGGTAGAAAAGAGCGGCCTTGATATCAAAAAGTTCTTTAATACGAGCGGGATGAAATACAGGGAGCTTGGCTTGAAGGACAAGGTGAAAACAGCTTCCGAAGATGAGCTGCTGAATCTTTTGGCTTCTGACGGCATGCTGCTGAAAAGGCCGATCACTACAGATGGAAACAAGGTAACAGTCGGTTTTAACGAGGATACGTATAACGAAGCATGGGGTAAGTAA
- a CDS encoding acyl-CoA dehydrogenase family protein, whose translation MSNTMEKVFKGGSFLVEDIQAEDLFTPEDFSEEHLMIAKTTEDYVVKEVVPQLDKLENHEFDISRQLLTKAGELGLLGADVPEEYGGLGLDKISSSLITEKFARGRGFSISYGAHVGIGSLPIVLFGNEEQKKKYLPDLAVGAKIAAYALTEPGSGSDALGAKTTARLNAEGTHYVLNGEKQWITNSAFADVFVVYAKIDGEQFSAFIVERDYPGVSTGPEEKKMGIKSSSTRTLILEDVHVPKENLLGEPGRGHVIAFNILNIGRYKLAIGCVGAAKRGIEVSAKYANERSQFKRKISSFSLIQEKIANMALQTYASESSVYRTVGLFETRLGSLSEEAQKDGLQIGKAIAEYAIECSLNKFFASEVLDYVADEAVQIHGGYGFMSEYEVEGMYRDARINRIFEGTNEINRLLVPGTLVRKAMKGELPLIEKATALQNELMMMMPQEVGTEPLEQEKYLVSMAKKVILMVAGLAVQKFGPKLENEQELLANMADMVSEVYAMESVVLRTEKAINRTNLERNTQKVLMTEVFCQEAFNRIEAHAKESIIGVEEGDTLRMMLSALRKLTRHTPINVIKKKREIAAVVLEEERYVI comes from the coding sequence ATGTCTAACACAATGGAAAAGGTTTTTAAAGGCGGAAGCTTTTTAGTGGAAGATATTCAGGCTGAGGACCTTTTTACACCGGAGGATTTTTCAGAAGAACACCTTATGATCGCCAAAACGACTGAGGATTATGTGGTTAAAGAAGTTGTTCCGCAGCTTGATAAGCTTGAGAACCATGAGTTCGATATTTCCAGGCAGCTCCTAACGAAAGCGGGAGAGCTGGGTCTTCTTGGTGCTGATGTTCCTGAAGAATACGGCGGCCTTGGCCTTGATAAAATTTCTTCTTCCTTAATCACTGAGAAATTTGCACGCGGACGCGGCTTTTCGATCAGCTATGGTGCCCACGTTGGAATCGGTTCTCTGCCGATTGTCCTCTTTGGTAACGAGGAACAGAAGAAAAAGTATCTGCCTGATCTGGCAGTAGGAGCAAAAATTGCAGCTTATGCACTCACTGAGCCGGGATCTGGTTCCGATGCTCTAGGTGCCAAAACTACGGCGAGGCTGAACGCTGAAGGCACACATTATGTGCTGAACGGAGAAAAGCAATGGATCACAAACTCCGCTTTTGCCGATGTTTTTGTCGTGTATGCGAAAATTGATGGAGAACAATTCTCTGCGTTTATCGTAGAAAGGGATTATCCGGGTGTTTCCACAGGGCCGGAAGAAAAGAAAATGGGTATTAAATCTTCATCCACCCGAACGCTTATTTTAGAAGACGTTCACGTGCCGAAAGAAAATCTTCTTGGTGAGCCGGGAAGAGGGCACGTAATCGCGTTTAACATTTTGAACATCGGACGCTATAAGCTTGCGATCGGATGCGTTGGTGCTGCGAAACGCGGAATCGAAGTTTCTGCGAAGTATGCAAACGAGCGCTCTCAATTCAAACGCAAAATCAGTTCCTTTAGCCTGATTCAGGAAAAGATCGCTAACATGGCGCTTCAAACATATGCGTCAGAAAGCTCGGTTTATCGTACAGTCGGTTTGTTTGAGACACGTCTCGGCAGCTTGAGTGAAGAAGCTCAAAAGGATGGGCTGCAAATCGGAAAAGCCATTGCTGAATATGCGATTGAATGCTCATTAAACAAGTTCTTCGCCTCTGAAGTGCTGGATTATGTAGCTGACGAAGCTGTCCAGATTCATGGCGGATATGGCTTCATGAGTGAATACGAAGTCGAGGGAATGTACCGCGATGCCCGTATTAATCGTATTTTTGAAGGAACAAACGAGATCAACCGCTTATTGGTGCCAGGCACCCTCGTCCGTAAAGCCATGAAAGGCGAGCTTCCTCTAATCGAGAAAGCGACCGCGCTTCAGAATGAGCTCATGATGATGATGCCGCAGGAAGTAGGAACGGAGCCGCTTGAGCAGGAGAAATATCTTGTAAGTATGGCAAAAAAGGTCATCCTGATGGTAGCTGGTCTCGCAGTTCAGAAGTTTGGACCTAAGCTTGAAAACGAGCAGGAGCTGCTTGCCAACATGGCGGATATGGTCAGTGAAGTGTACGCGATGGAATCTGTCGTTCTTCGTACGGAAAAAGCGATCAACAGAACAAATCTTGAAAGAAACACGCAAAAAGTGCTCATGACAGAGGTGTTCTGTCAGGAAGCCTTCAACCGCATCGAAGCACATGCGAAGGAATCCATTATCGGAGTGGAAGAAGGGGACACTTTGCGCATGATGCTGTCCGCACTGCGTAAGCTTACCCGCCACACACCAATCAACGTAATCAAGAAGAAACGTGAAATTGCTGCTGTTGTCTTGGAAGAAGAACGCTACGTTATCTAA